Proteins co-encoded in one Dreissena polymorpha isolate Duluth1 chromosome 12, UMN_Dpol_1.0, whole genome shotgun sequence genomic window:
- the LOC127853067 gene encoding uncharacterized protein LOC127853067: MEADIILDGFRLAEKMHGLRYMWLVGDGDSSVYAKIHEEIPVWGIHVQKLECSNHVCKCLRSNLEKLVDANPHYKGRNNLTKAVRIRLVSAVRCAIRIRSKEENVHNAIIKLEKDIRNSVHHIFGNHNNCSDFCKAKLIPPINQTTSYTNDSNEVDEPSDLCIQNNLLWEEGTSLKDQELSRYSLTLSYSDLKSDMLSDISVLLDRVANKSKRLINNTTTNLAECWMHMRTKFDGGKVYNLCNRGSWHTRCYGGCLRMNVGPQWSPTVWKQVTDSSPGYHFIKLYEERDKQLTISNQSKSKPQAQSNRWKRKVSSANESTSKSAKSSYGNEAIQCEDDVDTSVLNTKCDQFMSHHINISNDKINAITTLTEDQSNSQVWHQERRKRITASNLGLTLKRKTSISVKNIVEQLLYKTFKGNEFTLFGLQQERNTIHEYI, from the coding sequence ATGGAAGCTGACATCATCCTTGATGGATTCCGTTTGGCAGAGAAAATGCATGGGTTACGGTATATGTGGTTAGTTGGTGATGGGGATTCATCAGTTTATGCCAAAATACATGAAGAAATTCCAGTTTGGGGAATTCATGTTCAAAAATTAGAATGTTCAAATCATGTTTGTAAGTGCCTTCGTTCAAATTTGGAAAAGCTAGTGGACGCTAATCCTCATTACAAAGGTAGGAACAACCTTACAAAAGCAGTTCGCATTCGCTTAGTAAGTGCTGTCCGATGTGCTATCCGGATACGATCCAAAGAAGAAAATGTACATAATGCAATAATCAAGTTAGAAAAAGACATTAGAAACTCAGTTCACCACATTTTTGGCAACCACAACAACTGTTCAGATTTCTGTAAAGCTAAATTAATTCCACCTATTAACCAAACAACATCTTACACTAATGATTCCAATGAAGTAGACGAACCATCTGATTtatgtattcaaaataatttacTTTGGGAAGAAGGAACATCTTTAAAAGATCAGGAACTTTCACGATATTCTTTAACACTTTCATATTCTGATCTTAAATCAGATATGTTGAGTGACATTTCAGTATTGCTGGACAGAGTTGCTAATAAAAGTAAAAGACTCATCAATAATACAACAACTAATTTGGCTGAGTGTTGGATGCACATGCGCACCAAATTTGACGGAGGCAAAGTCTACAATTTGTGTAATCGTGGGTCATGGCATACCAGGTGTTATGGTGGATGTTTACGAATGAATGTCGGACCACAGTGGTCTCCCACTGTTTGGAAACAGGTGACAGACTCCTCACCAGGATACCACTTCATAAAACTATATGAGGAAAGGGACAAGCAATTGACAATTTCTAATCAGTCTAAATCCAAGCCACAAGCTCAATCTAATAGGTGGAAAAGAAAAGTGTCTTCTGCTAATGAGAGTACATCAAAGTCTGCCAAATCATCATACGGAAATGAGGCTATTCAGTGTGAAGATGATGTTGATACATCTGTTTTGAATACCAAATGTGACCAGTTCATGTCTCATCACATTAACATTTCAAATGATAAAATTAATGCTATTACAACTCTAACCGAAGATCAATCTAATTCTCAAGTTTGGCATCaagaaagaagaaaaagaataacAGCATCAAATTTGGGACTAACTTTGAAACGAAAAACATCAATATCTGTGAAAAACATTGTGGAACAACTTCTATACAAAACTTTTAAAGGGAATGAATTCACACTTTTTGGATTACAACAAGAAAGAAATACCAttcatgaatatatttaa